The proteins below come from a single Limnobaculum xujianqingii genomic window:
- the hyfB gene encoding hydrogenase 4 subunit B: MGNPLQLLLISIVIYVVGAILPPLVSRSERQVIRLSGIASMVGGIFGLLASAPVLMGAEVMTFATDGPFSFAHFIVRLDGLAAFMVMVISLLVVVTALYSLSYVEEYIGKGARYMGLFMNLFIASMVALVVMDNAFYFLVFFEMMSLASYFLVITEQDDEAVSAGLLYFLIAHAGSVLIMIAFFILYKESGSMDFDSFRQASLSAPEASVVFLLAFFGFGAKAGMIPLHGWLPRAHPAAPSHASALMSGVMVKIGIFGIIKVGIDILGATSAWWGLVVLAFGAVSAVLGVMYALAEHDIKKLLAYHTVENIGIILMGVGVGMIGIATQHPVLAVVGILGGLYHLLNHAVFKGLLFLGAGSVMYRVHTKDMELMGGLAKLMPYTAITFLIGTMAISALPPLNGFVSEWFTYQALFTMSHEGSFIMRIAGPVAIVMLAITGALAALCFVKVYGISFAGAARSEKAANATEVPLPMILAMVLLALLCIALGVGAPLVSPVIADISAQLTGQATMSVASGSLVFPGSSPQTVLSTPLIALLLIGFLTLPLLIYSIFKSQRLRHRHGGNPWACGYGYDGQMAVSAGGFTQPLRTMFAPLYRLRKTLDPSPALSQAMQSTIRGATRAEPWWEEKVVLPIARAVLWSGKRIQWLQHGDFRLYCLYVVIALTVLMLVTVM; this comes from the coding sequence ATGGGTAATCCTCTTCAATTACTGCTTATCTCCATCGTCATTTATGTGGTCGGAGCCATTTTGCCTCCGCTGGTTAGCCGTAGCGAACGACAGGTTATCAGGCTATCTGGTATCGCCAGTATGGTTGGCGGTATTTTTGGTTTGTTAGCTTCAGCGCCTGTTTTGATGGGTGCTGAAGTGATGACGTTTGCCACTGATGGCCCCTTCTCATTTGCCCATTTTATTGTGCGTCTGGATGGGCTAGCCGCTTTTATGGTGATGGTCATTTCTCTATTGGTGGTCGTCACCGCGTTGTACTCCCTCTCTTATGTTGAGGAGTACATTGGTAAAGGGGCCAGATATATGGGTTTGTTTATGAACCTGTTTATCGCCTCGATGGTGGCGCTGGTGGTAATGGATAACGCCTTCTATTTTCTGGTGTTCTTCGAGATGATGTCGCTGGCATCTTACTTTCTGGTGATTACCGAACAGGATGATGAAGCCGTCAGCGCCGGGTTGCTTTACTTTTTAATTGCCCACGCCGGTTCAGTGCTGATCATGATTGCCTTCTTTATTCTGTATAAAGAAAGCGGCAGCATGGACTTCGACAGTTTCCGTCAGGCAAGTTTGTCAGCCCCGGAGGCATCCGTCGTCTTCCTGCTGGCATTCTTTGGCTTTGGCGCTAAAGCCGGGATGATTCCATTACACGGCTGGCTACCCCGCGCTCACCCGGCAGCCCCTTCTCATGCATCCGCCCTGATGTCCGGCGTCATGGTTAAGATTGGTATCTTCGGCATTATTAAAGTCGGTATTGATATTCTCGGAGCCACCAGCGCCTGGTGGGGACTGGTGGTATTAGCCTTTGGTGCAGTCTCTGCAGTACTGGGGGTTATGTACGCCCTGGCTGAACACGACATTAAAAAGCTGTTGGCTTACCACACGGTAGAAAATATCGGCATTATCCTGATGGGCGTGGGAGTAGGCATGATTGGAATCGCCACTCAGCACCCGGTGCTGGCGGTGGTGGGGATTCTTGGCGGCTTGTACCATCTGCTTAACCATGCAGTATTTAAAGGATTGCTGTTTTTAGGTGCAGGGTCCGTGATGTATCGGGTTCACACCAAAGATATGGAACTGATGGGCGGTCTGGCTAAATTAATGCCTTACACCGCAATAACCTTCCTGATCGGCACCATGGCGATATCAGCCCTGCCGCCGCTAAATGGTTTTGTCAGCGAATGGTTTACCTATCAGGCTTTGTTCACCATGAGCCATGAAGGTTCATTTATCATGCGTATCGCTGGCCCTGTTGCCATCGTCATGCTGGCCATTACCGGTGCGCTGGCTGCGCTGTGTTTTGTGAAAGTGTACGGTATCAGCTTTGCCGGTGCGGCTCGCAGTGAAAAAGCGGCTAATGCCACTGAAGTTCCGCTACCGATGATTCTGGCAATGGTACTGCTGGCACTGCTCTGTATTGCGCTGGGTGTTGGAGCTCCACTGGTATCCCCGGTGATTGCTGATATTTCAGCCCAGCTAACCGGACAAGCAACCATGTCGGTTGCCAGCGGCTCGCTGGTCTTCCCGGGATCTTCACCACAAACCGTTCTCTCTACCCCATTAATCGCCCTGTTGCTGATTGGATTCCTGACTCTGCCGCTGCTGATTTATTCCATCTTCAAAAGTCAGCGTCTGCGTCATCGTCATGGCGGTAACCCCTGGGCCTGTGGATATGGCTATGATGGCCAGATGGCAGTGTCAGCCGGTGGTTTCACTCAGCCATTACGCACTATGTTTGCACCATTGTATCGCCTGCGCAAAACGCTGGACCCTTCTCCCGCTCTGTCACAGGCAATGCAATCCACTATTCGTGGTGCCACTCGGGCTGAGCCCTGGTGGGAAGAAAAGGTGGTACTCCCCATTGCCAGGGCGGTGCTGTGGTCCGGTAAACGCATTCAATGGTTGCAGCACGGTGACTTCCGGCTTTATTGCCTGTATGTGGTCATTGCGCTGACGGTCCTGATGCTGGTTACGGTGATGTAA
- a CDS encoding respiratory chain complex I subunit 1 family protein, translating into MFLFALIQAVALLALSPLMSGISRVIKARMQSRRGPGVLQEYRDIFKLLRRQNIAPEASGIISRIMPYVLISSMLVVAMALPIVTLGSPFGVGGDLITVIYLFALYRFFFALAGLDSGSIFAGIGASREVTLGVLVEPILVLSLIVIALIAGSTNLGSISTSLATDPLQSPTATLLAMAACAFAVFIEMGKIPFDVAEAEQELQEGPLTEYSGPSLALVKLGLALKQVVIASLFVGVLLPFGNSEVLTIGSLSIAIVLFLIKLLVVFVIASLFENSLARGRFLLTSRTTWVGFGVAALAFVFYLTGL; encoded by the coding sequence ATGTTTCTGTTTGCCCTGATTCAGGCTGTAGCCTTACTGGCCCTGTCGCCATTAATGTCCGGTATTTCCCGGGTGATTAAGGCCAGAATGCAATCCCGCCGCGGTCCCGGCGTACTACAGGAATATCGGGATATCTTTAAACTGCTGCGCCGTCAAAATATTGCTCCGGAAGCTTCCGGCATCATTTCGCGCATTATGCCTTATGTGCTGATCAGCTCGATGCTGGTAGTCGCTATGGCGCTACCCATTGTCACACTGGGTTCCCCGTTTGGCGTAGGGGGCGATTTGATTACCGTTATCTATCTGTTTGCCCTGTATCGCTTTTTCTTCGCACTGGCAGGACTCGACTCCGGCAGTATTTTTGCCGGTATCGGTGCCAGTCGGGAAGTCACATTGGGAGTACTGGTAGAACCTATTCTGGTGCTGTCGCTTATCGTCATTGCGCTGATTGCAGGCTCGACTAATTTAGGCAGTATCAGTACCTCGCTGGCAACCGACCCACTGCAATCACCAACTGCAACCCTGCTGGCCATGGCGGCCTGTGCCTTCGCGGTATTTATTGAGATGGGAAAAATTCCTTTTGACGTGGCAGAAGCCGAGCAGGAATTGCAGGAAGGCCCTCTGACAGAATATTCCGGCCCGTCACTGGCGCTGGTAAAACTTGGGCTGGCACTAAAACAGGTGGTCATCGCCTCGCTGTTCGTTGGAGTGCTGCTGCCTTTTGGTAACAGTGAAGTCCTGACGATTGGCTCACTATCTATAGCTATCGTGCTGTTTCTTATCAAACTGCTGGTGGTGTTTGTGATTGCTTCACTGTTTGAAAACAGCCTGGCCCGGGGCCGATTCCTGTTGACATCACGTACCACGTGGGTCGGGTTTGGCGTTGCCGCACTGGCATTTGTGTTTTATCTCACTGGTCTGTAA
- a CDS encoding hydrogenase 4 subunit D, translating to MENIALAAILVPFVGAIITGLAPQRTAKWLCTLFAAIASIATVLLAITWFSHGRTDVTYELVSFGRSVLFGLTIDRISTLIVFAVVVLGLLVSIYSGAYLTKENREHPHEGQSRYYALLLVFIGAMAGLVLSSTLAGQLLFFEITGGCSWALIGYYQKPKSLRSALKALLITHVAAIGLYLAAAWLFAETGTFSLTALADLNSDAKTIVLFGILFAAWGKSAQLPLHVWLPDAMEAPTPVSAYLHAASMVKVGVYIFARALMSAGEIPEIVGIVGVTMAMITLIYGFIMYLPQTDLKRLLAYSTITQLSYIFLALSLSVFGSRMAFDGGIAYIFNHAFAKSLFFLVAGTLSYSCGTRMLPKLRGIMRCMPLVGIGFCIAALAITGIPPFNGFFSKFPLFAAGFEMSTDHWWMMPVMILALIESVASFGWFLYWFGKTVPGEPSETVATASPVPVAMQGVLIILIVMSLCSSFIAAWWLG from the coding sequence ATGGAAAATATCGCTCTCGCGGCCATTTTGGTCCCTTTTGTCGGTGCCATCATCACCGGACTGGCGCCACAGCGTACCGCTAAATGGCTCTGTACGCTGTTTGCCGCCATCGCTTCAATAGCAACAGTGTTACTGGCCATTACCTGGTTTAGCCATGGCAGAACAGATGTTACTTACGAACTGGTGAGTTTTGGTCGTTCGGTGCTGTTTGGCCTGACCATTGACCGCATCAGTACGCTGATTGTGTTTGCTGTAGTAGTACTTGGGTTATTAGTTAGTATTTACTCCGGCGCTTATCTGACTAAAGAGAACCGTGAACACCCCCACGAAGGTCAGTCGCGCTACTATGCGTTGTTACTGGTATTTATTGGCGCTATGGCAGGTTTAGTTCTCTCCTCAACGCTGGCCGGACAACTGCTGTTCTTTGAAATTACCGGTGGGTGCTCATGGGCGCTGATTGGTTACTATCAAAAACCAAAGTCGCTGCGCTCTGCATTAAAAGCATTGCTGATTACCCATGTTGCCGCCATTGGTCTTTATCTGGCTGCCGCCTGGCTATTTGCTGAAACCGGAACCTTCTCCCTCACGGCACTGGCAGATCTGAACTCTGATGCTAAAACCATCGTGCTGTTTGGCATTCTGTTTGCCGCCTGGGGCAAATCTGCGCAACTACCGCTGCACGTATGGCTGCCGGATGCCATGGAAGCACCAACTCCGGTAAGTGCTTACTTACATGCGGCCTCAATGGTGAAGGTCGGGGTGTACATTTTTGCCCGTGCGTTGATGTCTGCCGGTGAAATTCCTGAGATTGTTGGCATCGTTGGCGTAACCATGGCGATGATTACGCTGATTTATGGCTTCATCATGTATTTACCGCAGACCGACCTTAAACGCCTGCTGGCCTACTCCACCATTACTCAGCTTTCCTATATTTTTCTGGCGCTGTCTCTATCGGTTTTCGGTTCCAGAATGGCCTTCGATGGCGGTATTGCTTACATCTTTAACCATGCCTTTGCCAAAAGCCTGTTCTTCCTGGTGGCAGGAACCCTGAGTTACAGCTGTGGAACCCGTATGTTGCCAAAACTGCGCGGGATTATGCGCTGTATGCCACTGGTTGGTATTGGTTTCTGTATTGCCGCTCTGGCCATTACCGGCATTCCACCATTTAACGGATTCTTCAGTAAATTCCCGCTGTTTGCTGCCGGTTTTGAAATGTCCACAGACCATTGGTGGATGATGCCAGTCATGATTTTGGCACTGATTGAGTCGGTAGCCAGCTTTGGTTGGTTCCTCTACTGGTTTGGTAAAACCGTACCGGGTGAGCCTTCAGAAACCGTGGCAACCGCTTCACCGGTACCTGTTGCGATGCAAGGGGTACTCATCATTCTGATTGTAATGTCCCTGTGCTCGAGCTTTATCGCCGCCTGGTGGCTTGGATAA
- the hyfE gene encoding hydrogenase 4 membrane subunit: MTGTLIVNNLAGLLIISSLLVIGARQPKNSALFYALQSLILVLIFIALAYTMHAEELFLWSGTAFVTKVLLVPYIMYKALGKLQDTNADTPVIGMGLLILIAAIIIVLSYLVVDSVKLPMVEDLKPALSVSLSHFFLGLLCIVSQRNILKQIFGYCLMENGAHLTLALMAYKAPELVEIGVATDAIFAVIIMSVMARKIYRTLKTLDVRQLTALKG; this comes from the coding sequence ATGACCGGAACGCTTATTGTAAACAATCTGGCGGGGCTGCTAATCATCAGCTCACTGCTTGTCATCGGCGCCAGGCAGCCGAAAAACTCTGCTCTGTTTTATGCTCTGCAGTCGCTGATACTGGTGCTCATTTTTATCGCCCTGGCTTATACCATGCATGCCGAGGAACTGTTCCTCTGGTCGGGAACGGCCTTTGTAACCAAAGTTCTGCTGGTGCCCTACATTATGTACAAAGCACTGGGCAAACTTCAGGATACTAACGCCGATACCCCGGTAATTGGCATGGGACTGCTGATACTGATTGCTGCCATCATCATTGTCTTAAGTTATCTGGTGGTGGACTCAGTGAAACTGCCGATGGTTGAAGATCTGAAACCGGCGCTGAGTGTCTCTCTCAGCCACTTCTTTCTTGGTCTGCTGTGCATTGTTAGCCAGCGCAATATCCTCAAACAGATTTTTGGCTACTGCCTGATGGAGAACGGTGCTCATCTGACACTGGCACTAATGGCATATAAAGCGCCGGAACTGGTAGAGATTGGTGTGGCAACCGATGCCATTTTCGCCGTAATCATTATGTCCGTGATGGCGCGTAAGATATACCGCACGCTGAAAACCCTGGACGTACGTCAACTTACTGCGTTGAAGGGGTAA